In Primulina eburnea isolate SZY01 chromosome 5, ASM2296580v1, whole genome shotgun sequence, a single window of DNA contains:
- the LOC140831405 gene encoding uncharacterized protein: MKAAQDRQASYANKRRRPLEFQEGDYVFLKVSPFRGTMRFGHKGKLDPRYIGPYIIAERIGTLAYRLDLPPNLSLIHNVFHISMLRKYEPDPSHILNVEDVELDSSLSYVEHPMQILDRKGRQLRNKMIPLVLVQWSRHGREKSTWELEAKM; the protein is encoded by the coding sequence ATGAAAGCAGCCCAAGATCGTCAAGCCAGCTATGCTAATAAAAGGCGTAGACCTTTAGAGTTCCAAGAGGGCGATTATGTTTTCTTGAAAGTATCACCATTCCGGGGTACTATGAGATTTGGACATAAAGGGAAGTTAGATCCACGTTATATTGGTCCATATATAATTGCTGAGAGGATTGGCACATTGGCGTATCGTTTGGATTTGCCGCCGAATTTGTCTTTGatacataatgtgtttcatatatctatgttgCGGAAGTATGAGCCAGATCCGTCTCATATCTTGAATGTCGAGGATGTGGAGTTGGACAGTTCTCTTAGCTATGTTGAACATCCTATGCAAATTTTGGACCGTAAGGGAAGACAGCTCAGGAACAAGATGATTCCACTAGTTTTGGTGCAATGGAGTAGGCATGGAAGAGAAAAATCTACATGGGAATTAGAAGCAAAGATGTGA